A genomic segment from Nitrosopumilus sp. K4 encodes:
- a CDS encoding SRPBCC family protein, translated as MTVVTKSIDIKTPVENVFTYFARPEHVSDQIKTDAVGMTVVPMDIKEGMGVGTTFRIIGDFSGKRLEWDCETIEFVRNEKISAKQIEGPFKHWQITNEFKSLGDNLTRVTMTVDYEMPFGPLGAIMDKAKFAKSAERGMETALFNVRGLLEGNGSIPVYITLDAYQKLLAEKKKMNDVPVSTALTAILEKYSEIEAKAHN; from the coding sequence TTGACCGTCGTAACAAAATCAATCGATATTAAGACACCTGTAGAGAATGTTTTTACCTACTTTGCAAGACCAGAACATGTTTCTGATCAAATCAAAACTGATGCAGTAGGAATGACTGTAGTCCCAATGGACATCAAAGAAGGTATGGGTGTTGGAACAACATTTAGAATAATCGGTGACTTTAGCGGCAAACGTCTCGAATGGGATTGTGAAACAATTGAATTTGTTAGAAATGAAAAAATTTCTGCCAAACAAATTGAAGGTCCATTCAAGCACTGGCAAATTACCAATGAATTCAAATCGCTTGGTGATAATCTTACCAGAGTAACCATGACAGTAGATTATGAAATGCCATTTGGTCCATTAGGAGCAATCATGGATAAAGCAAAATTTGCAAAGTCTGCTGAAAGAGGTATGGAAACCGCTCTTTTCAATGTAAGAGGATTGCTTGAAGGAAATGGCTCAATTCCAGTATACATCACACTAGATGCATATCAAAAACTTCTTGCCGAAAAGAAAAAGATGAATGATGTACCAGTTTCAACTGCACTTACAGCAATACTAGAAAAGTACAGTGAAATTGAAGCAAAAGCTCACAACTAA